In one window of Paraflavitalea soli DNA:
- a CDS encoding UDP-2,3-diacylglucosamine diphosphatase yields the protein MDKRPVDVVVISDVHLGTYGCHARELVAYLKSIAPNILILNGDIIDGWQFSKRYFPSTHMAVIKEVLNLMTKGTRVFYITGNHDELLRKYADFQLSNFTLTDKLVLEIDNKMTWIFHGDVFDNTSKGGAKILAKLGSNGYGMLILFNRFVNFILKSLGREKLSISKKVMAEVNKMAKINTFEMIAAELAIEKKYDYVICGHIHQPQKRVVENEQGKVTYLNSGDWVEHLTALEYSHNEWKIFEYNEKDFQHIPATEMSRQVNVVTDEISFYINSLAI from the coding sequence ATGGATAAACGTCCTGTAGACGTAGTGGTTATTTCCGATGTTCACCTGGGAACCTACGGGTGTCATGCCCGGGAACTGGTAGCTTACCTCAAAAGTATTGCTCCTAATATTCTTATCCTTAATGGCGACATCATAGACGGTTGGCAGTTCTCCAAACGGTACTTCCCTTCCACCCATATGGCCGTCATCAAAGAGGTATTAAACCTCATGACCAAGGGTACAAGAGTATTCTATATCACAGGCAATCATGATGAGCTGCTCAGGAAGTATGCAGATTTCCAGCTCAGCAATTTCACCCTTACCGATAAACTGGTATTGGAAATTGATAACAAAATGACCTGGATCTTCCATGGTGATGTATTTGACAACACCTCCAAAGGGGGAGCCAAGATCCTGGCCAAGCTGGGCAGCAACGGGTATGGTATGCTGATCCTCTTTAACCGCTTCGTGAATTTTATCCTGAAATCGCTGGGAAGGGAAAAACTATCCATTTCTAAGAAAGTAATGGCCGAAGTAAATAAAATGGCCAAGATCAACACCTTTGAAATGATAGCAGCCGAGCTGGCCATTGAAAAGAAATATGACTACGTGATCTGTGGCCATATTCACCAGCCTCAGAAACGAGTAGTGGAAAATGAACAGGGAAAAGTAACCTATCTCAATTCAGGCGACTGGGTGGAACACCTCACAGCACTGGAATACAGCCACAATGAGTGGAAGATATTTGAATACAATGAAAAGGACTTTCAGCATATCCCTGCTACAGAAATGAGCAGACAGGTAAATGTAGTTACAGACGAAATCAGCTTTTACATCAACTCACTCGCCATTTAA
- a CDS encoding helix-turn-helix domain-containing protein produces the protein MQEDLILLIGEKIKSKRTQKNITLEELANRAGVTKGLISQIENNRTVPSLPVLFNLIHSLGEDLKSFFEDMHEHFTNGHVLIVRKGEEKLFEKEPVKGFSYKRILTKSVVAQAIDIAVLELKKGAGRKQMIQTDAFECKHILKGSIEYQIEKEKFMLNAGDTLFFDGRAKHRLRNIGDTEATILVIYLF, from the coding sequence ATGCAGGAAGACCTCATTTTACTCATTGGAGAAAAGATCAAATCGAAGCGTACACAGAAAAATATCACGTTGGAAGAATTGGCCAACAGGGCGGGTGTGACGAAGGGGTTGATCTCGCAGATCGAGAATAACCGGACGGTGCCTTCTTTGCCGGTATTGTTTAACCTGATCCATTCATTGGGGGAAGACCTGAAGAGCTTTTTTGAGGATATGCACGAGCATTTTACGAATGGCCATGTATTAATTGTGCGTAAAGGAGAAGAAAAGCTTTTTGAGAAGGAGCCGGTCAAGGGTTTCTCCTATAAACGTATCCTTACCAAAAGTGTTGTGGCGCAGGCGATTGACATTGCCGTGCTGGAATTGAAAAAAGGAGCGGGGCGTAAACAAATGATACAAACAGATGCTTTTGAATGCAAGCACATCCTAAAAGGAAGTATTGAATACCAGATCGAGAAGGAGAAATTCATGCTGAATGCCGGAGATACCTTGTTTTTTGATGGGCGTGCAAAGCACCGGCTTCGTAATATTGGCGATACCGAAGCGACCATCTTAGTGATTTACCTATTCTAA
- a CDS encoding SusC/RagA family TonB-linked outer membrane protein, translating into MSKCNLFTRVVTACLLLALPLLSLAQKPVSGKVTSIKDQAPVPSVSVVVKGTTVGTSTNADGGFSINAKAGDVLVFSGVGVLPKEVAVSGDNMQVALELDARALNEVVVTALGIKKEKKKLGYAVQEVKGEDLVKAREPNPINSLVGKVAGLTVGASAEMLAGPQLVLRGRGISLFVVDGVPINSDTWNISPDDIESYTVLKGATASALYGSRGLNGAIMITTKRGTRDKRGFSIEFNSTTMMEKGYNAIPKVQDEYGPGDHGKYAFKDGKGGGSNDGDYDVWGPKFEGQLIPQYDSPVDPVTGVRQGTPWTARGKNNLQRFLQTGLLSTNNISVSSRSDKYDLRFSISNTYQKAMVPNMKINITNFNISAGYNFSDKVRLEGYLNYNRQYTPNFPDVNYGPNSMIYNITIWAGADWDVDQMRNYWQPGKEGVQSIYAEYQRYHNPWFMVKEWLRGHYKTDVNGYAKLSYQPVKNIELMARTQVTTYDLFRNEKMPFSAHPYGREEGRGDYREDKRTLFENNTDFLGTYTNRFRGNIDVKGSLGGNIRSFKYNSSFVTTDYLNVPGWYNFNNTRNPLRASSFAADMLTLSGYGYLDVSLNKYANISLAGRFDKLSALPSSKNVYFYPSAAVSSVVSDYVVLPEAISFLKVRGSYANVKGGLTQATIGATPQASYPLGYGTEYYAAYDGPSYENSAAYTTPPVYNNQPGAYYTSTLDNPEIKPFSSTVYEAGADIRFLNNKIGVDVTYFTTKDGPRIFTAPLSQTTGYTGALQNGITTKKTGWEVSLNATPVSTSSGFSWTTMVNWSTYKEVYTKFYGDLTQLDIYTKIGDRVDKFIGSAFVKTPDGKIINDAGGRPIRNPVSQVQGNTNPDWVWSFINTLSFKNFRFGFQFDGRVGGKMVNYIQQQTYRGGRHINTVQGKMGEARLQDYKGVKSWVGEGVVISNGTAIEYDNLGNVTNYGKLQYAMNTTPTYLQDYISFYYNTNEANLIDKTFAKLREVTLTYTVPQNILGKSFMKQASISLVGRNLLYFSKYKDVDIDQYAGSQGSSSLQTPTAKRYGVNINIVF; encoded by the coding sequence ATGAGTAAATGCAACCTTTTTACAAGGGTGGTAACGGCATGTCTATTACTGGCCTTACCATTGCTATCTCTCGCACAAAAGCCGGTTTCCGGAAAAGTTACTTCAATCAAAGATCAGGCACCTGTACCCAGTGTATCGGTTGTTGTGAAAGGAACAACGGTGGGCACTTCTACAAATGCCGATGGGGGCTTTTCTATTAATGCCAAAGCCGGCGATGTATTGGTGTTTAGTGGAGTAGGTGTATTACCTAAGGAAGTGGCGGTATCGGGCGATAACATGCAGGTAGCATTGGAACTGGATGCAAGAGCGTTGAATGAGGTGGTGGTTACTGCCCTGGGTATTAAAAAGGAAAAGAAGAAGCTGGGCTATGCTGTGCAGGAAGTAAAGGGGGAAGACCTGGTAAAGGCGCGCGAACCCAATCCTATTAATTCATTGGTGGGTAAAGTGGCTGGTTTGACGGTAGGCGCCTCTGCAGAGATGCTGGCAGGTCCGCAATTGGTATTAAGGGGACGGGGCATCAGCCTGTTTGTAGTAGATGGGGTGCCTATTAATTCGGATACCTGGAATATCAGTCCGGATGATATTGAATCTTATACTGTATTGAAAGGGGCCACAGCTTCTGCCCTGTACGGTTCCCGCGGGCTGAATGGTGCTATCATGATTACCACTAAAAGGGGTACCAGGGATAAGCGGGGCTTTTCCATAGAATTCAATTCGACTACGATGATGGAAAAAGGCTACAATGCTATTCCTAAAGTGCAGGATGAATATGGCCCTGGCGACCATGGAAAATATGCTTTTAAAGATGGTAAAGGTGGTGGTTCAAATGATGGGGATTACGACGTGTGGGGACCTAAATTTGAAGGCCAGCTGATTCCGCAATATGATAGTCCTGTAGATCCTGTAACGGGCGTACGTCAGGGTACACCCTGGACAGCACGTGGTAAGAATAACCTGCAACGTTTTCTGCAAACGGGATTGCTTTCTACCAATAATATATCTGTTTCGTCCCGTAGTGATAAATATGACCTGCGCTTTTCGATCTCGAATACTTATCAGAAAGCGATGGTGCCTAATATGAAGATCAATATCACGAATTTCAATATATCTGCCGGGTACAATTTCTCAGATAAGGTGCGCCTGGAGGGATACCTCAATTATAACCGCCAGTACACGCCCAATTTTCCAGATGTGAACTATGGTCCCAATAGCATGATCTATAATATCACGATCTGGGCCGGTGCCGACTGGGATGTTGACCAGATGCGTAATTACTGGCAGCCGGGCAAGGAAGGTGTACAAAGTATTTATGCAGAATACCAGCGTTACCATAACCCCTGGTTTATGGTAAAGGAATGGTTGCGCGGTCATTATAAGACAGATGTGAATGGTTATGCCAAACTTAGCTATCAGCCTGTAAAAAACATAGAGTTGATGGCCCGCACGCAGGTAACTACCTACGATCTGTTCAGGAATGAAAAAATGCCATTCTCTGCTCACCCTTATGGCCGTGAGGAAGGACGTGGAGATTACCGGGAAGACAAGCGTACGCTGTTTGAGAACAACACTGATTTTCTGGGTACGTATACAAACCGTTTCCGTGGCAATATTGATGTAAAGGGATCGCTGGGTGGTAATATCCGTAGCTTTAAATACAATTCCAGCTTTGTTACGACGGATTACCTTAACGTACCAGGCTGGTATAACTTCAACAATACGCGTAATCCCCTGCGGGCTTCCAGCTTTGCAGCGGATATGTTGACCTTGAGCGGATATGGATACCTGGACGTATCGCTGAATAAATATGCTAATATTTCTTTGGCAGGCCGTTTTGATAAATTGTCGGCATTGCCTTCCAGCAAAAATGTGTATTTCTATCCTTCTGCTGCCGTAAGTTCAGTAGTGAGTGATTATGTTGTACTGCCGGAAGCTATTTCTTTCCTGAAAGTACGTGGTTCTTATGCCAATGTGAAAGGTGGTTTAACGCAGGCTACGATTGGCGCTACCCCACAGGCCAGTTATCCGCTGGGATATGGTACAGAATATTATGCTGCTTATGATGGTCCTTCTTATGAGAATTCAGCTGCCTACACCACACCTCCGGTGTATAATAATCAGCCGGGTGCTTATTATACCAGCACGCTCGATAACCCGGAGATCAAACCTTTTTCCAGTACGGTATATGAGGCGGGTGCCGATATCCGTTTCCTGAACAATAAGATTGGTGTAGACGTCACTTATTTCACCACCAAGGATGGCCCGCGGATCTTTACGGCTCCTTTATCACAGACGACGGGTTATACGGGTGCTTTGCAGAATGGCATCACTACGAAGAAAACCGGCTGGGAAGTTTCGTTAAATGCTACGCCGGTAAGTACTTCAAGCGGCTTTAGCTGGACCACAATGGTAAACTGGTCTACTTATAAAGAAGTATACACTAAATTCTATGGTGATCTGACGCAGCTGGATATCTATACCAAAATAGGTGACAGGGTGGACAAATTTATAGGTTCTGCCTTTGTAAAGACGCCCGATGGTAAGATCATCAATGATGCGGGTGGCCGCCCTATCCGTAATCCGGTATCGCAGGTACAGGGCAATACGAACCCCGACTGGGTTTGGAGCTTTATCAATACGCTGAGCTTTAAGAATTTCAGGTTTGGTTTCCAGTTTGATGGACGTGTAGGTGGTAAGATGGTCAACTATATACAGCAGCAGACTTACCGTGGCGGCCGTCATATCAATACGGTGCAAGGTAAAATGGGTGAGGCGCGCCTGCAAGACTATAAAGGGGTTAAATCCTGGGTGGGTGAAGGAGTTGTGATCAGTAATGGTACGGCTATTGAATATGATAACCTGGGTAATGTAACCAATTATGGTAAGCTGCAATACGCTATGAATACCACTCCTACTTACCTGCAGGACTATATCAGCTTTTACTACAATACCAATGAGGCAAACCTGATCGACAAAACGTTTGCGAAGCTTCGTGAAGTAACGCTTACTTATACTGTTCCTCAAAACATATTGGGCAAAAGCTTTATGAAGCAAGCCAGCATTTCATTGGTGGGTCGTAACCTGCTGTATTTTTCAAAGTATAAAGATGTGGATATTGATCAGTATGCGGGGAGCCAGGGAAGTTCCAGCCTGCAAACACCTACTGCCAAACGCTATGGTGTGAACATCAATATTGTGTTTTAA
- a CDS encoding SusD/RagB family nutrient-binding outer membrane lipoprotein, with amino-acid sequence MKIRNIVIISSLVAFTAGGCQKKYDEYANNPNKPTTVPPNLVLTGILSDLNGDKPWSLVSRWCQFDNCNYNYYGDQRYDWTGAGLNYATLSNVVKMEGEARRVGEPEQNAYASLGKFFRAFFFYRMTNLVGDLPMKDALKGAALSEPVYDSQKEIFVQILKWLDEANTEIAALIAKSGDGKIDGDFYYTTRSAWQRAINAFRLRVLIALSKKTADGDLKVAQTFAAILGDGAKYPLFRNVGDNLQYIYSNFNKYPSNPDNLGFDATRYNMSATYLNALVTLKDPRAFVTAEPATRQLSNGKTPADITAYVGASSGEDLAAMSSKMADADKGEYSVRSRSRYYANYNAEPGVQIGYAEMCFNIAEAINRGWATGNAEDWYKKGIKASVASYGIPVDAAGTFSKVYPYGASNAVTYPINFDFENVYYQQAGVKYGGNNATGLQQILLQKYLAFFQNSGWEAYYNYRRTGEPGFLTGTGTGNSSRIPKRFQYPTSERTTNGSNWEKAVKAQFGGTTDDINGDMWLIK; translated from the coding sequence ATGAAAATCCGGAATATTGTTATAATAAGTTCTTTGGTGGCATTTACAGCGGGTGGCTGCCAGAAGAAATACGATGAATACGCTAATAACCCGAACAAGCCAACTACTGTTCCACCGAACCTGGTGTTGACGGGCATCCTTTCTGATCTCAATGGGGATAAGCCCTGGAGCCTGGTTAGCAGGTGGTGTCAGTTTGATAACTGTAATTATAATTATTATGGTGATCAGCGTTATGACTGGACAGGGGCCGGGCTGAATTATGCTACACTGAGCAATGTGGTCAAAATGGAAGGAGAAGCCAGGCGGGTGGGCGAACCTGAACAGAATGCCTATGCATCATTGGGTAAGTTTTTCAGGGCCTTTTTCTTTTATCGTATGACTAACCTGGTAGGTGATCTTCCTATGAAGGATGCGCTGAAAGGGGCTGCTTTGTCGGAGCCGGTTTATGATAGTCAGAAGGAAATATTTGTACAGATCCTTAAATGGCTGGATGAGGCGAATACGGAAATAGCGGCGTTGATCGCTAAATCGGGAGATGGAAAAATTGATGGAGACTTTTACTATACTACGCGGTCGGCCTGGCAGCGTGCCATTAATGCTTTCCGCTTGCGGGTGCTGATTGCGCTGAGTAAAAAGACAGCAGATGGTGATCTGAAGGTAGCGCAAACATTTGCTGCGATTCTCGGTGATGGAGCTAAGTATCCTTTGTTTCGCAATGTGGGGGATAATTTACAATATATCTATTCCAATTTCAATAAGTATCCCAGCAACCCGGATAACCTGGGGTTTGATGCCACCCGCTATAATATGTCGGCCACTTATTTGAATGCATTGGTGACCTTGAAAGACCCACGTGCCTTTGTTACTGCTGAGCCTGCCACCAGACAGCTAAGCAATGGTAAGACGCCCGCGGATATTACTGCCTATGTAGGCGCCAGCTCGGGAGAAGACCTGGCTGCCATGTCTTCTAAAATGGCTGATGCTGATAAAGGGGAGTATTCGGTACGGAGCCGTAGCCGTTATTATGCCAATTATAATGCTGAACCTGGTGTACAGATAGGCTATGCTGAAATGTGTTTCAATATAGCGGAAGCCATCAACAGGGGATGGGCAACCGGTAATGCGGAAGATTGGTATAAAAAAGGCATTAAAGCTTCTGTTGCCTCTTATGGTATTCCTGTAGATGCGGCAGGCACTTTCAGCAAGGTATATCCCTATGGCGCCAGCAATGCTGTTACTTACCCCATTAATTTCGATTTTGAGAATGTTTATTACCAACAGGCAGGCGTAAAATATGGTGGCAACAATGCTACGGGGCTGCAGCAGATCTTGTTGCAAAAGTACCTGGCATTTTTCCAAAATTCCGGATGGGAGGCTTATTATAACTATCGCAGAACTGGCGAGCCAGGTTTTCTGACCGGAACCGGTACTGGCAATAGCAGCCGTATACCCAAACGTTTTCAGTATCCTACATCAGAGCGTACTACCAATGGCAGTAACTGGGAGAAAGCGGTGAAGGCCCAGTTTGGCGGCACTACGGATGATATTAACGGCGATATGTGGCTGATTAAATAA
- a CDS encoding alkaline phosphatase family protein, with the protein MKHIFLSLATSMVVITAMAQHRKTENLIIVTLDGMRWQEVFKGVDPVLMKDSSFNQDKEGVKQKFWAEEVTDRRKKLFPFLWSVVAEQGQLYGNRQFDNKVDNANPHWFSYPGYNEIMTGYPDTAVNSNDKILNKHENVLEFINKQKGYVGKVAAFSTWDVFPYILNEPRSGVYVNADIDTLKFKAPGLQLLNDMQFLTTKPIGVRPDIITYMAAREYLKEYKPKVLYIAFDETDDFAHAGMYDQYLGSAHAEDAMIRDIWNTVQSMPGYKDKTTLLVTVDHGRGDKVKSNWKHHGSKIEDAHEIWLAVLGPDTKPTGEVKVPGQLYQKQIAATIARLLGMHFTANHPVADPIQTVYSN; encoded by the coding sequence ATGAAACATATTTTCTTATCACTGGCAACCAGTATGGTTGTTATAACAGCAATGGCGCAACACCGTAAAACGGAGAACCTTATTATTGTAACGCTGGATGGCATGCGTTGGCAGGAGGTATTTAAAGGGGTAGACCCGGTATTGATGAAGGACAGCAGTTTTAACCAGGACAAGGAGGGTGTCAAACAAAAGTTCTGGGCAGAAGAGGTAACTGACAGGAGAAAGAAATTGTTTCCTTTCCTGTGGTCTGTTGTAGCTGAGCAGGGGCAGTTGTATGGCAACCGTCAATTTGATAACAAGGTAGATAATGCCAACCCGCACTGGTTCTCGTATCCAGGTTATAATGAGATCATGACGGGGTATCCGGATACGGCTGTGAACTCTAATGATAAGATACTCAATAAGCATGAAAATGTATTGGAGTTCATCAACAAGCAAAAAGGATACGTAGGCAAGGTAGCCGCATTTTCCACCTGGGATGTGTTTCCTTATATCCTGAATGAGCCCCGCAGCGGCGTGTATGTAAATGCTGATATTGACACGCTTAAGTTTAAGGCGCCGGGTCTTCAACTGCTGAATGATATGCAGTTCCTGACGACTAAACCAATCGGCGTGCGTCCTGATATTATTACCTATATGGCGGCCAGGGAATATCTAAAGGAATACAAGCCCAAAGTGCTGTATATTGCTTTTGACGAAACGGATGATTTTGCGCATGCAGGGATGTATGATCAATACCTGGGCAGTGCTCATGCGGAGGATGCGATGATCCGTGATATCTGGAATACGGTGCAGTCGATGCCTGGGTATAAAGACAAGACTACCTTGCTGGTTACGGTAGATCATGGCCGGGGAGATAAAGTGAAGTCCAACTGGAAGCACCATGGAAGTAAAATTGAGGATGCACATGAGATCTGGCTGGCGGTATTGGGGCCTGACACCAAACCGACAGGAGAAGTGAAAGTGCCCGGGCAATTGTACCAGAAACAAATTGCGGCGACCATTGCGCGGCTGCTGGGCATGCATTTTACGGCCAACCACCCGGTGGCGGACCCAATTCAAACGGTATATTCAAATTAA